The DNA sequence AAAAGAAGTTCTCACAATTGAAGATGCAGTAAACGGAGCTAAAGATATAATTGCAGAAATGATTAGCGATAATGCCGAAGTGAGAAAATTAGTAAGAGAAAGTTTATTAAATTCATCAAATGTTTGTTCTACAAAAGTTAGCAAAAAATCAGCTGATGAAAATTCTAAGAAAACAGATGTTTATGAAATTTATCACAATTTTAAAATTGAAATTACAAGAATTAAACCATATCAAGTTTTGGCTTTAAATCGCGGCGAGAATGAAGGATTTTTAAAAATAGCTTTCGAGTTTGATAAAAGTGAAATATTAAAAAATATTTACAAAACTTTTTTCACTTTCAAAAAATCATTCTTTGAATATTTATTAGATGAAACAACTTCCGATTCATTCAACAGATTAATTCAGCCATCAATTGAAAGAGAAATTAGAAATTATTTAACAGAAATTGCCGATGAACACGCTGTAAAAGTTTTTGCATCAAATTTAAAACAGCTTTTGCTTCAGCCGCCAATTATGAATAAAATAATTATGGGAATTGATCCGGGATTTGTTTCGGGATCTAAAGTTGCGGTAATTGATAAAACTGGAAAATATTTGGAAGGTGAAACTATTTATCCTCATCCGCCGCAAAATAAAAAAGATATCTCCATTCAAACAATTTTAAAATTTATCAAAAAATATAATGTTGAATTAATTGCAATCGGTAACGGAACCGCAAGCAGAGAAACTGAATTGTTGGTTTCATCAATTATTAAAGATTATAAATTGAATTGTCATTACTTAATCGTAAATGAAGCCGGAGCTTCTGTATATTCGGCATCGCCAATTGCTAAACAAGAATTTCCGGATTTGGAAGCAAGCCAGCGTGGAAATATTTCAATCGCTCGCAGAGTTTTAGATCCGCTTGCTGAACTTGTAAAAATTGATTCCAAGTCTATCGGCGTTGGACTTTATCAGCATGATGTTGATCAGAAATTACTAAATAAAAATTTAGATGATGTTGTAATCAGCTGCGTGAATTATGTTGGCGTTGACATAAATACAGCTTCATCTTCTCTCTTAACTTACGTTTCCGGATTGAGCAAAAGAATTGCAAATAATATTGTTAAATATCGTGAAGAAAACGGTCGGTTTGAAAACCGTAATCAGCTTAAAGAAGTTAGCGGTGTTGGAGATAAATTATTTGAACAAGCCGCCGGATTTTTAAAAATCAGCGGCGGTGAAAATCCATTGGATTCAACTTTTATTCACCCGGAATCTTATGAAGCGACCGAAAAACTTTTGCAAATGTGCGAAATTTCTTCAACTTCAATTAATGAAAAAGGTTTGCTTGTAAAACAATTTGCTGAGAAAAAAGGAATTGGAAAAATTGCCGATCAATTAAATATTGGAACACCAACACTCGAAGATATAATTCAGAATATTGTAAAACCCGGAAGAGATCCGCGTGAAGATATGCCAAAACCAATTTTGCGCAGCGATGTTCTAAAAATTGAAGATTTGGAAATTGGAATGACTTTAAAAGGAACAGTAAGAAACGTTGTAGATTTCGGCGCTTTTGTGGATATTGGAGTTAAACAAGACGGACTTCTTCACATTTCTGAAATGGCAAATAAATTTGTAAAACACCCGATGGAAATTGTAAGCGTCGGTGATATTATTGATATAAAAATAAAATCCGTTGATGTACAAAAAAATAGAATTGCTTTAAGTATGAAATAATAAAGACATTTTATACAAAGTTTACTATTTTGATTTTAAGATTTTTCCTATTTATTTGATAAAATGAAAATTTATAAGCAAATAGAAAATATAATTGAAACGAAAGGTGCAGCTTATTTTATTCTGATCGATCCGGATAAACTGCCGCTTGAAAAATCTAAATCATTTATTCAGCATTGTGAAAATTCTGGAGTTGATGGGTTTCTTATTGGCGGAAGTTTAATGATTAATGGAAATTTAGATGAATCAATAATTGAAGTAAAAAAATATACAAATCTGCCAATTATAATTTTTCCGGGAAGTGTTAACCAAGTTTCAAAATTTGCAGATGCAATTTTATTTATATCATTAATAAGTGGAAGAAATGCCGATCATCTAATTGGTAAACATGTTCAAGCCGCGCCATTGATAAAAAAATATAATATTGAAGCAATCTCTACCGGATATATTTTAGTTGAATCAGGACAAACTACAACAGCAGAATATATAAGCGGAAGCAAGCCAATCCCAAGAAACAAACCCGAAATTGCCGTTGCAACTGCACTTGCCGGAGAATATTTAGGAATGAAATTAATTTATTTAGAAGGCGGTTCGGGTGCTGAAAAATCAGTGCCAAACGAAATGATTAAATTTGTTTCCTCACAAATTTCTGTTCCGGTTATTGTTGGCGGCGGAATTAGAACTCCGCAAGAAGCAAAAGAAAAAGTTGAAGCCGGTGCAAAAATTATAATCACCGGAAACTATTTTGAAGATGAAGATAATTGGAATTTAATTCTGGAGTTTGCACAAGCCGTTCATAAAACCAAAAAATAAATTTTTAATTTTTCAGAATTTCCCGAAACATTTTTAGTTTTTAATCATCGTATCTATTTTAACTTATAAAGTTTTTTAAATGGAACGACTCAAAAATTTCCCAATCAATTTTTTCTCTATAATTTTAGGCTTAACCGGATTTACTTTAGCACTTCAAAGAAGCGAAACTTTTTTACATAATCCAATTAAAGTAAGCTCAATTATTTTAGCACTTACAATTTTAATATTTCTGGTAATTCTAATAATTTATTTTCTTAAAACTGTAAAGTTTAGATCAGAAGTTTTAAAAGAATTTAATCATCCAATTAAACTAAGTTTTTTTCCAACAATTTCTATAAGCTTCATAATGCTTAGTGTGGCATTGGTTAAAATTGATTTTACAATTTCAAAAATTCTCTGGATTGTTGGAACAATTGGACAGCTATTATTAACACTTAAAATAATTTCAATTTGGATTCAGCACACACATTTTGAAATTTTACATATGAATCCGGCTTGGTTTATACCAGCTGTTGGAAATATTTTAGTTCCTATTTCCGGTGTAGATTTTTTTTCAAGTGAAATTTCTTGGTTCTTCTTTTCAATAGGATTTTTCTTCTGGATAATTTTAATGGTGATATTTTTCAATCGAATAATATTTCATCATCCTTTGCCGGAAAGATTGCTTCCTACATTATTTATTTTAATTGCACCGCCGGCAGTTGGTTTTATCTCATATTTTAAGATAAGCGGAGAAATAAATGATTTCTCAAAAATACTTTATTACTATGCACTTTTCTTAACATTGCTGCTTTTTTTTCAAATAAAAATGTTTGGTAAAATTAAATTTTATTTTTCATGGTGGGCTTATTCATTCCCGTTATCTGCTATAACAATTGCGACAATTTTAATGTTTCACCAAACTCAATTCGATTTTTTTTCATATTTATCAATAGCTTTGTTGATAATTCTAACTTTTGTTATTGGAATAATTTTTTATAAAACAGTTATCGCAATTAAGAATAAAGAAGTTTGTGTGGAAGAATAATTTTCCCATCAAAATACTATGGATGAAATATAATTTTTTGATTATTTGAAAAGTGCTAATATTAATTCTGCAAAATTTTATCGACTTAACTAAAGATTTACACTCAGTTTATTTTATATTCTAAAGAAAAACATTTGGAAATTAGTTAACTTTGGAAAAAATTATAAAATTTGTGAGGAGAATATAAATGACAGCAAACTTTGATATGATTCAAAAAGTTTATAGCAATCTTGAAGCCAAAATAAATGCTGCAAGAAATGTTTTAAACCGACCAATGACTTATACTGAAAAAATATTATATGCTCATTTGTGGGATAATGTTGCAAAAGAATTTACTCGTGGAAAAGATTATGTTGATTTGGCACCCGATAGAGTTGCAATGCAAGATGCAACAGCTCAAATGGCACTTTTGCAATTTATGCATTCCGGAAGAAAAAGTGTTGCCGTTCCTTCAACATCTCATTGCGATCATTTAATACAAGCGCAAGTTGGCGCCGAAGCTGATTTGAACAGAGCAAAAAGTGAAAATGAAGAAGTTTACAATTTTATAGAAAGTATTTCTAAAAGATTTGGCGTTGGATTTTGGAAACCCGGTGCCGGAATTATTCATCAAGTTGTGTTGGAAAATTATGCTTTCCCGGGCGGAATGATGATTGGAACAGATTCACACACTCCAAATGCCGGCGGATTGGGAATGATTGCAATCGGCGTTGGCGGTGCTGATGCTGTTGATGTTATGGCTGGAATGGCTTGGGAATTGAAATGGCCAAAATTAATTGGAATAAAATTAACCGGTAAACTTTCGGGTTGGACTTCACCAAAAGATGTGATTTTAAAAGTTGCCGGAATTTTAACAGTAAAAGGCGGAACCGGTGCAATTGTTGAATATTTTGGTGAAGGTGCAAAATCAATTTCATGTACCGGAAAAGGAACAATCTGCAATATGGGCGCAGAAATTGGAGCAACAACTTCTACATTTGCTTTCGATGAAAAAATGGCAGCATATTTAAAAGCCACTGATCGCGCTGATGTTGCGGAATTAGCAACACAACACGCAAAACTTTTAACTGCTGATGATGGTGTTTATGAAAATCCAGAAAAATATTTTGATCAAATTATAGAAATTAATTTAAACGAACTTGAACCTCATTTGAATGGACCTTACACACCGGATCGTTCAATTCCAATTTCTAAAATGAAAGAAACTGCAAAAGAAAATGATTTTCCGGAAGAATTGAGTGTTGGTTTAATCGGAAGCTGCACAAATTCAAGTTATGAAGATATTGACCGCGCCGCAAATATTGCAAAACAAGCGCTTTCTAAAGGATTAAAAGCAAAAGCACAATTCACAATTACTCCCGGCTCTGAACAAGTTAGAGCAACAATTGAACGCGATGGACAATTAAAAACTCTTACAGATTTTGGCGGAGTTGTTCTTTCAAATGCCTGCGGACCTTGTATTGGAATGTGGCAAAGAATGGATAATCCCGAACAAAAAAGAAATAGTATTGTAACTTCATTCAACAGAAATTTTGCAAAACGACAAGATGGAAATCCAAATACTTTGGCATTTGTGGCTTCTCCGGAAATTACAACAGCTTTAACAATTGCCGGAAAAATTACTTTTAATCCGGAAACAGA is a window from the Ignavibacteriota bacterium genome containing:
- a CDS encoding RNA-binding transcriptional accessory protein is translated as MNIPQSIAKVLNISKSQVETVLSLFAEEATIPFIARYRKEKTGGLDEDQLREIENLNNYLTLLEDRKAAVLKSIEEQGKLTDELKEKILAADKLQDVEDLYLPYKPKRKTRGTVAKAKGLEPLAHFIIDNPNFSGDFNKIAEQYLSKEKEVLTIEDAVNGAKDIIAEMISDNAEVRKLVRESLLNSSNVCSTKVSKKSADENSKKTDVYEIYHNFKIEITRIKPYQVLALNRGENEGFLKIAFEFDKSEILKNIYKTFFTFKKSFFEYLLDETTSDSFNRLIQPSIEREIRNYLTEIADEHAVKVFASNLKQLLLQPPIMNKIIMGIDPGFVSGSKVAVIDKTGKYLEGETIYPHPPQNKKDISIQTILKFIKKYNVELIAIGNGTASRETELLVSSIIKDYKLNCHYLIVNEAGASVYSASPIAKQEFPDLEASQRGNISIARRVLDPLAELVKIDSKSIGVGLYQHDVDQKLLNKNLDDVVISCVNYVGVDINTASSSLLTYVSGLSKRIANNIVKYREENGRFENRNQLKEVSGVGDKLFEQAAGFLKISGGENPLDSTFIHPESYEATEKLLQMCEISSTSINEKGLLVKQFAEKKGIGKIADQLNIGTPTLEDIIQNIVKPGRDPREDMPKPILRSDVLKIEDLEIGMTLKGTVRNVVDFGAFVDIGVKQDGLLHISEMANKFVKHPMEIVSVGDIIDIKIKSVDVQKNRIALSMK
- a CDS encoding geranylgeranylglyceryl/heptaprenylglyceryl phosphate synthase, whose protein sequence is MKIYKQIENIIETKGAAYFILIDPDKLPLEKSKSFIQHCENSGVDGFLIGGSLMINGNLDESIIEVKKYTNLPIIIFPGSVNQVSKFADAILFISLISGRNADHLIGKHVQAAPLIKKYNIEAISTGYILVESGQTTTAEYISGSKPIPRNKPEIAVATALAGEYLGMKLIYLEGGSGAEKSVPNEMIKFVSSQISVPVIVGGGIRTPQEAKEKVEAGAKIIITGNYFEDEDNWNLILEFAQAVHKTKK
- a CDS encoding SLAC1 anion channel family protein, which produces MERLKNFPINFFSIILGLTGFTLALQRSETFLHNPIKVSSIILALTILIFLVILIIYFLKTVKFRSEVLKEFNHPIKLSFFPTISISFIMLSVALVKIDFTISKILWIVGTIGQLLLTLKIISIWIQHTHFEILHMNPAWFIPAVGNILVPISGVDFFSSEISWFFFSIGFFFWIILMVIFFNRIIFHHPLPERLLPTLFILIAPPAVGFISYFKISGEINDFSKILYYYALFLTLLLFFQIKMFGKIKFYFSWWAYSFPLSAITIATILMFHQTQFDFFSYLSIALLIILTFVIGIIFYKTVIAIKNKEVCVEE
- a CDS encoding aconitate hydratase translates to MTANFDMIQKVYSNLEAKINAARNVLNRPMTYTEKILYAHLWDNVAKEFTRGKDYVDLAPDRVAMQDATAQMALLQFMHSGRKSVAVPSTSHCDHLIQAQVGAEADLNRAKSENEEVYNFIESISKRFGVGFWKPGAGIIHQVVLENYAFPGGMMIGTDSHTPNAGGLGMIAIGVGGADAVDVMAGMAWELKWPKLIGIKLTGKLSGWTSPKDVILKVAGILTVKGGTGAIVEYFGEGAKSISCTGKGTICNMGAEIGATTSTFAFDEKMAAYLKATDRADVAELATQHAKLLTADDGVYENPEKYFDQIIEINLNELEPHLNGPYTPDRSIPISKMKETAKENDFPEELSVGLIGSCTNSSYEDIDRAANIAKQALSKGLKAKAQFTITPGSEQVRATIERDGQLKTLTDFGGVVLSNACGPCIGMWQRMDNPEQKRNSIVTSFNRNFAKRQDGNPNTLAFVASPEITTALTIAGKITFNPETDVLVNDKGEEIKLDIPFGDELPQNGFQPDLEGFIAPSEKYYGTEVIINPESKRLQFLERFSEWDGNDFTDLPLLLKAKGKCTTDHISMAGSWLKFRGHLDNISDNLFLGAINAFTDKAGEVKNVFTQEYKNVSKVAREYKAEGLGWVVVGDENYGEGSSREHAAMEPRFLNGKAIIVRSFARIHETNLKKQGMLPLTFDNPADYDKVKEDDKISLIGLKDLAPGSQVKMIMKHSDGTTDEAMLNHTFNANQIEWFKAGSALNLIAAQNK